Proteins encoded within one genomic window of Gadus macrocephalus chromosome 16, ASM3116895v1:
- the sphkap gene encoding A-kinase anchor protein SPHKAP isoform X1, producing the protein MMSSLLAALRAFTETNFQQSAMLEGSDITETEALTTDSTLASSVTACKKVLCSNSVLDSADYWLQNEKALCRLGLLDGDADGSCSTICFVNLDHEKMDYTDHKGIKRLASVSPDLPKMVESLNVHQPKENEILLLGGLQAPDIIHTRSQSSMQQGLRQQQQRGPDVCLLQCSGRRLTSQPGNIILEINRFLIGLQWGKDRHLQQQQQPQQQQQGHAAAGARIEDDTNRSISSIEEDFLTASEHLEEDSEDDNYRNEPGSGGAAEGLVEVAQRHCVRPSSQRGQGSLRQDSEDEGTVVVPAKKGPHKTIHNTKESAGHYATNLAESVLQDAFIRLSQDETSFIPGAAVSLSLCPIPSNSTCSASKREGSQQRTCSFELPKIVIVQSPDSSEGAAEWPGIQTVQSGEEDDSVEPQPLSEQGSQPHKVQHNGGHPSKPVEVALAYAASVIGTIANPQLTEQITMESSSEEDTGEEQQESEDGADYSFSSAMAKLAGAVAGVDLTEESGEGGDSDADSNEVYTTSRGLMSAAEASAAFTLHCSVTEGTSIEAFRANIAEVLHREAAEVLAQPEGYKSVAHLLEVTHNKIVDGITCPKKSYVDDTEVDDFLSEVVDSLFKHAFEKAKKKKELEGPGKDAPNLQVFLQESVNNLLFDILCLTHKKISDISRCSQAPFDMQECDVYTRDSSSTKEIRDPAGQMRRLVGYSQAMLHCTDTISMALMQKDGEYLLEERETKARKSSPAVLSREQQQQMILLQKQQLQCQTKTTSPLAKDCADHQQMQPGKGAIREPLSEISVACAERRGRLGTSGDSRQGSLTPQSSLNSCSSLLSFRMDSETRTPVSCFADDLATTVVSMATELAAICLENSTGKQPWFCGLKGAPEEGHEAILLPACRTVLRRKEGQNGNNTSKKHRAPRLSEIKRKTEEQPELMECLVNRVVDETVNPDEPQDPFALFASEVTARIMNCPELNVVDTSKAGQPRSRLQCERWSRGKASSYESIPEEDGDPLGRQNTLGPGSRLGQNLSRGSSISKQSSCESITDEFSRFMVNQMETEGRGFDLLLDYYAGKNASSILAAAVQQAATKKNGHLNVRASCLSKQSSTESITEEFYRFMLKDMDKENKDYSFTKTKEWSNSLLPPSPRTSFCIRQSSVPDRRSSDSRLTVGSPIKANSFDGFARNSHGDTLNIYPSNSVSASGLCKSDSCLYQRGRTDQITDMLIHETWSSSIESLMRKNKIIADPEDSIELGAAAVDSQPQVQQFANRLAADIVETGKSFLGGQPEGAGSPLGWQQTQPRMPVGERRRGFKQSRPGCSRSKGSQEQAGTGDATALRLRCNRDVPLIHIEGDQKDAGTSQDPMRVKVCRQDVTPEVLAPKHSERISAGNSSSERPAGPVAALVKRDKRSMSASSEESMGSWSQVTPEEDPPDETSSFIQLSEGNGTSSASSVGMADLEAFSDVASQSAIAISAETGRGHLAESQGSDLEEAGLVRSMESVPMRPRGLLVLNYDLEQECVDWELRVTLQWIAASELGLSALYFSKSKEKRVSKFQKVVLLLSQKAWRVADLFAVVLQFCEFHEKEREEGRSSLSSLFDWLLETL; encoded by the exons ATGATGTCATCACTGCTGGCCGCACTACGGGCCTTCACCGAAAC TAACTTCCAGCAGTCGGCCATGTTGGAGGGCTCCGATATCACGGAGACAGAGGCACTCACCACCGACAGCACCCTCGCCTCCTCGGTGACTGCCTGCAAGAAG GTGCTGTGCAGTAACAGTGTGCTGGACTCGGCGGACTACTGGCTGCAGAATGAGAAAGCGCTGTGCCGACTGGGCCTGCTGGATGGAGACGCAGACGGCAGCTGTTCTACA ATCTGTTTTGTGAATTTAGACCATGAGAAAATGGATTATACTGATCACAAAGGAATAAAG AGGCTGGCCTCCGTGTCTCCAGATCTGCCAAAGATGGTGGAGTCTCTGAATGTCCACCAGCCTAAGGAGAATGAGATCCTGCTCCTGGGGGGTTTACAAGCACCAGACATCATTCACACTCGCTCGCAATCCTCCATGCAG CAGGGcctgcggcagcagcagcagcgggggCCAGATGTGTGTCTTCTGCAGTGTTCAGGACGGAGACTTACCAGCCAGCCTGGAAACATCATCCTGGAGATCAACAGGTTCCTGATTGGCCTCCAGTGGGGGAAGGATCgccacctgcagcagcagcagcagcctcagcagcagcagcagggccatGCCGCGGCCGGGGCACGCATCGAGGACGACACCAACCGCTCCATCTCGTCCATCGAAGAGGACTTCCTCACCGCCTCTGAGCACCTGGAAGAAGACAGTGAAGACGACAATTACAGAAATG AGCCAGGGAGCGGGGGGGCAGCAGAAGGACTAGTGGAGGTTGCACAGAGGCACTGTGTCCGCCCTTCATCTCAGAGGGGACAGGGCTCTCTCCGTCAGGACAGTGAGGACGAAGGGACCGTCGTTGTCCCCGCCAAAAAGGGGCCCCACAAAACAATCCACAACACAAAGGAGTCTGCTGGACACTATGCCACAAACCTGGCTGAGTCGGTGCTGCAGGACGCCTTCATCCGACTGTCCCAGGATGAGACCTCATTCATACCTGGAGCGGCTGTGAGCCTCTCACTTTGCCCCATTCCATCAAACTCGACATGTTCTGCATCCAAAAGAGAAGGTTCCCAGCAACGGACCTGCTCTTTTGAGCTCCCCAAGATTGTCATAGTTCAAAGCCCAGACAGCTCTGAGGGTGCTGCAGAATGGCCGGGCATCCAGACGGTACAATCTGGAGAAGAGGATGACTCTGTTGAACCCCAACCCCTGTCAGAACAAGGGAGCCAGCCTCATAAGGTCCAACACAATGGAGGGCACCCCTCTAAACCTGTGGAGGTGGCTTTGGCCTACGCCGCTAGCGTCATCGGTACCATCGCCAACCCACAATTGACAGAACAGATTACAATGGAGTCCAGCTCAGAGGAGGACACAGGTGAAGAGCAGCAGGAGTCAGAGGATGGAGCTGACTACTCCTTCTCTTCAGCTATGGCTAAGCTCGCTGGTGCTGTAGCTGGCGTGGACCTAACTGAGGAGTCAGGGGAGGGTGGTGACTCAGATGCAGACTCTAATGAGGTCTACACGACCTCTAGAGGGCTGATGTCTGCTGCGGAGGCGTCAGCTGCCTTTACACTCCACTGCAGTGTCACAGAGGGGACCAGTATTGAGGCATTCCGTGCAAACATCGCCGAGGTTCTACACAGGGAAGCAGCAGAGGTGCTGGCCCAGCCAGAAGGCTACAAGAGTGTAGCACACCTGCTGGAGGtcacacataacaaaatagtCGATGGCATTACCTGCCCAAAGAAATCTTATGTTGATGATACAGAAGTtgatgattttttgagtgaggtGGTTGACAGTCTCTTCAAGCATGCTTTTGAGAAAgcgaaaaagaagaaagaactGGAGGGTCCTGGGAAAGATGCGCCTAACCTGCAAGTCTTTCTGCAGGAGAGTGTCAACAATTTGCTCTTTGACATCCTTTGCTTGACACATAAGAAAATCAGTGACATTTCCAGATGTAGTCAAGCCCCATTTGACATGCAAGAGTGTGACGTATACACCAGAGATTCATCTAGCACTAAAGAGATTAGAGATCCAGCAGGTCAGATGAGACGCTTGGTTGGCTACAGTCAGGCCATGCTTCATTGCACAGATACAATCTCCATGGCTCTAATGCAAAAGGATGGGGAATATTTGTTGGAGGAGAGGGAAACAAAAGCTCGGAAATCGTCCCCCGCTGTACTTAGCAGAGAGCAACAACAGCAGATGATACTGCTGCAGAAGCAACAGCTGCAGTGTCAGACTAAAACAACCTCACCATTGGCCAAGGACTGTGCTGATCACCAACAGATGCAGCCGGGCAAAGGGGCCATCAGAGAACCTCTGAGCGAGATCTCCGTGGCCTGCGCTGAAAGGAGGGGTAGATTGGGGACAAGTGGTGACAGCCGACAGGGCTCCCTGACGCCACAGTCCTCCCTCAACTCCTGTAGTTCTCTGCTATCTTTTCGAATGGACTCTGAGACCAGAACACCTGTGAGTTGCTTTGCAGATGACCTTGCAACAACAGTGGTGTCTATGGCCACTGAGCTGGCTGCAATCTGCCTTGAAAATTCCACAGGGAAGCAGCCCTGGTTCTGTGGACTTAAAGGCGCACCTGAAGAGGGGCATGAAGCCATCTTACTGCCTGCTTGCCGCACAGTATTAAGGAGGAAAGAGGGCCAAAATGGCAACAATACCTCTAAGAAGCACCGGGCACCACGTCTAAGTGAGATTAAAAGGAAGACCGAAGAGCAGCCGGAGCTCATGGAGTGCCTGGTGAACAGAGTGGTTGACGAGACGGTCAACCCAGATGAACCCCAGGACCCTTTTGCCCTGTTTGCTTCTGAGGTGACAGCCAGGATAATGAATTGCCCTGAGCTCAATGTGGTCGACACCTCCAAAGCAGGCCAGCCACGCAGTAGACTGCAGTGTGAAAGGTGGAGCCGAGGTAAAGCATCAAGTTATGAGAGCATTCCGGAGGAAGATGGCGACCCTTTGGGCAGACAAAACACCCTGGGTCCTGGGAGTCGTTTGGGACAGAACCTAAGCAGAGGTAGCTCCATTTCCAAACAGTCCAGCTGTGAGAGTATCACAGATGAGTTCTCCAGATTCATGGTTAACCAAATGGAGACTGAAGGCAGGGGCTTTGACCTGTTGCTGGACTACTATGCAGGGAAGAATGCCAGCAGCATCTTGGCCGCAGCTGTTCAGCAGGCTGCCACCAAGAAGAATGGCCACCTTAATGTCCGGGCCTCCTGCTTGTCCAAACAGTCCAGCACAGAGAGCATCACAGAGGAGTTCTACAGGTTCATGCTCAAAGACATGGATAAGGAAAACAAAGACTACAGTTTTACCAAGACTAAAGAGTGGAGCAACAGCTTGCTCCCACCTTCTCCCAGGACATCGTTCTGCATCCGACAGTCCTCTGTCCCCGACCGGCGTTCCTCGGACTCCAGACTGACTGTCGGCTCACCCATCAAAGCCAACTCTTTTGATGGATTTGCCCGCAATTCACACGGAGACACCCTCAACATCTACCCCAGCAATTCAGTGTCGGCATCTGGCCTCTGTAAGTCGGACTCGTGCCTTTATCAAAGAGGCAGAACTGACCAGATAACCGACATGCTGATTCATGAGACTTGGTCCAGTTCCATTGAGTCTCTGATGCGGAAGAACAAAATAATTGCTGATCCAGAGGACAGCATTGAGCTGGGCGCAGCCGCGGTCGACTCCCAGCCCCAGGTGCAGCAGTTTGCCAACCGTCTTGCAGCTGACATTGTGGAGACCGGGAAGTCCTTTCTTGGGGGACAACCGGAGGGTGCTGGGAGCCCCTTAGGGTGGCAGCAAACGCAGCCCCGCATGCCTGTAGGGGAACGCAGAAGGGGTTTCAAACAGTCCCGGCCAGGATGTAGTCGAAGCAAAGGAAGCCAGGAGCAGGCTGGGACCGGTGATGCCACTGCTCTTCGCTTGCGTTGCAATAGAGATGTGCCACTCATTCACATCGAGGGAGACCAGAAAGACGCGGGGACCAGCCAAGACCCTATGAGGGTAAAAGTATGCCGCCAGGACGTCACACCAGAAGTGTTAGCCCCAAAGCACTCAGAAAGAATATCAGCTGGGAACAGCAG CAGCGAGAGGCCAGCTGGGCCGGTGGCTGCTCTGGTCAAGAGGGACAAGCGTTCAATGAGCGCTAGCAGTGAGGAGAGCATGGGGAGCTGGTCCCAGGTCACTCCTGAAGAGGACCCCCCGGATGAGACCAGTAGTTTTATCCAACTGAGTGAGGG TAACGGGACCAGCAGCGCGTCCAGTGTGGGCATGGCCGACCTGGAGGCCTTCTCTGATGTGGCGTCTCAGAGCGCCATCGCCATCAG TGCAGAAACAGGGAGAGGCCACCTTGCAGAAAGCCAGGGGAGTGACCTTG AGGAGGCCGGCCTGGTGAGATCCATGGAGAGTGTGCCAATGCGCCCCAGGGGCCTCCTGGTGCTAAACTATGACCTGGAGCAGGAGTGTGTGGACTGGGAGCTCAGAGTGACTCTCCAGTGGATAGCAGCCTCCGAGCTCGGCCTGTCGGCCCTCTACTTCAGCAAGTCTAAGGAAAAGAGGGTCTCAAAG TTCCAGAAAGTGGTGCTCCTGTTGTCCCAGAAGGCGTGGCGCGTGGCAGACCTGTTCGCCGTCgtactgcagttctgtgagttccacgagaaggagagagaggagggcagatCCTCTCTGTCCAGCCTGTTTGATTGGCTGCTGGAGACACTTTAG
- the sphkap gene encoding A-kinase anchor protein SPHKAP isoform X3, translated as MAGAKCHLKTPSNFQQSAMLEGSDITETEALTTDSTLASSVTACKKVLCSNSVLDSADYWLQNEKALCRLGLLDGDADGSCSTICFVNLDHEKMDYTDHKGIKRLASVSPDLPKMVESLNVHQPKENEILLLGGLQAPDIIHTRSQSSMQQGLRQQQQRGPDVCLLQCSGRRLTSQPGNIILEINRFLIGLQWGKDRHLQQQQQPQQQQQGHAAAGARIEDDTNRSISSIEEDFLTASEHLEEDSEDDNYRNEPGSGGAAEGLVEVAQRHCVRPSSQRGQGSLRQDSEDEGTVVVPAKKGPHKTIHNTKESAGHYATNLAESVLQDAFIRLSQDETSFIPGAAVSLSLCPIPSNSTCSASKREGSQQRTCSFELPKIVIVQSPDSSEGAAEWPGIQTVQSGEEDDSVEPQPLSEQGSQPHKVQHNGGHPSKPVEVALAYAASVIGTIANPQLTEQITMESSSEEDTGEEQQESEDGADYSFSSAMAKLAGAVAGVDLTEESGEGGDSDADSNEVYTTSRGLMSAAEASAAFTLHCSVTEGTSIEAFRANIAEVLHREAAEVLAQPEGYKSVAHLLEVTHNKIVDGITCPKKSYVDDTEVDDFLSEVVDSLFKHAFEKAKKKKELEGPGKDAPNLQVFLQESVNNLLFDILCLTHKKISDISRCSQAPFDMQECDVYTRDSSSTKEIRDPAGQMRRLVGYSQAMLHCTDTISMALMQKDGEYLLEERETKARKSSPAVLSREQQQQMILLQKQQLQCQTKTTSPLAKDCADHQQMQPGKGAIREPLSEISVACAERRGRLGTSGDSRQGSLTPQSSLNSCSSLLSFRMDSETRTPVSCFADDLATTVVSMATELAAICLENSTGKQPWFCGLKGAPEEGHEAILLPACRTVLRRKEGQNGNNTSKKHRAPRLSEIKRKTEEQPELMECLVNRVVDETVNPDEPQDPFALFASEVTARIMNCPELNVVDTSKAGQPRSRLQCERWSRGKASSYESIPEEDGDPLGRQNTLGPGSRLGQNLSRGSSISKQSSCESITDEFSRFMVNQMETEGRGFDLLLDYYAGKNASSILAAAVQQAATKKNGHLNVRASCLSKQSSTESITEEFYRFMLKDMDKENKDYSFTKTKEWSNSLLPPSPRTSFCIRQSSVPDRRSSDSRLTVGSPIKANSFDGFARNSHGDTLNIYPSNSVSASGLCKSDSCLYQRGRTDQITDMLIHETWSSSIESLMRKNKIIADPEDSIELGAAAVDSQPQVQQFANRLAADIVETGKSFLGGQPEGAGSPLGWQQTQPRMPVGERRRGFKQSRPGCSRSKGSQEQAGTGDATALRLRCNRDVPLIHIEGDQKDAGTSQDPMRVKVCRQDVTPEVLAPKHSERISAGNSSSERPAGPVAALVKRDKRSMSASSEESMGSWSQVTPEEDPPDETSSFIQLSEGNGTSSASSVGMADLEAFSDVASQSAIAISAETGRGHLAESQGSDLEEAGLVRSMESVPMRPRGLLVLNYDLEQECVDWELRVTLQWIAASELGLSALYFSKSKEKRVSKFQKVVLLLSQKAWRVADLFAVVLQFCEFHEKEREEGRSSLSSLFDWLLETL; from the exons ATGGCAGGCGCCAAGTGCCATCTCAAAACCCCTAG TAACTTCCAGCAGTCGGCCATGTTGGAGGGCTCCGATATCACGGAGACAGAGGCACTCACCACCGACAGCACCCTCGCCTCCTCGGTGACTGCCTGCAAGAAG GTGCTGTGCAGTAACAGTGTGCTGGACTCGGCGGACTACTGGCTGCAGAATGAGAAAGCGCTGTGCCGACTGGGCCTGCTGGATGGAGACGCAGACGGCAGCTGTTCTACA ATCTGTTTTGTGAATTTAGACCATGAGAAAATGGATTATACTGATCACAAAGGAATAAAG AGGCTGGCCTCCGTGTCTCCAGATCTGCCAAAGATGGTGGAGTCTCTGAATGTCCACCAGCCTAAGGAGAATGAGATCCTGCTCCTGGGGGGTTTACAAGCACCAGACATCATTCACACTCGCTCGCAATCCTCCATGCAG CAGGGcctgcggcagcagcagcagcgggggCCAGATGTGTGTCTTCTGCAGTGTTCAGGACGGAGACTTACCAGCCAGCCTGGAAACATCATCCTGGAGATCAACAGGTTCCTGATTGGCCTCCAGTGGGGGAAGGATCgccacctgcagcagcagcagcagcctcagcagcagcagcagggccatGCCGCGGCCGGGGCACGCATCGAGGACGACACCAACCGCTCCATCTCGTCCATCGAAGAGGACTTCCTCACCGCCTCTGAGCACCTGGAAGAAGACAGTGAAGACGACAATTACAGAAATG AGCCAGGGAGCGGGGGGGCAGCAGAAGGACTAGTGGAGGTTGCACAGAGGCACTGTGTCCGCCCTTCATCTCAGAGGGGACAGGGCTCTCTCCGTCAGGACAGTGAGGACGAAGGGACCGTCGTTGTCCCCGCCAAAAAGGGGCCCCACAAAACAATCCACAACACAAAGGAGTCTGCTGGACACTATGCCACAAACCTGGCTGAGTCGGTGCTGCAGGACGCCTTCATCCGACTGTCCCAGGATGAGACCTCATTCATACCTGGAGCGGCTGTGAGCCTCTCACTTTGCCCCATTCCATCAAACTCGACATGTTCTGCATCCAAAAGAGAAGGTTCCCAGCAACGGACCTGCTCTTTTGAGCTCCCCAAGATTGTCATAGTTCAAAGCCCAGACAGCTCTGAGGGTGCTGCAGAATGGCCGGGCATCCAGACGGTACAATCTGGAGAAGAGGATGACTCTGTTGAACCCCAACCCCTGTCAGAACAAGGGAGCCAGCCTCATAAGGTCCAACACAATGGAGGGCACCCCTCTAAACCTGTGGAGGTGGCTTTGGCCTACGCCGCTAGCGTCATCGGTACCATCGCCAACCCACAATTGACAGAACAGATTACAATGGAGTCCAGCTCAGAGGAGGACACAGGTGAAGAGCAGCAGGAGTCAGAGGATGGAGCTGACTACTCCTTCTCTTCAGCTATGGCTAAGCTCGCTGGTGCTGTAGCTGGCGTGGACCTAACTGAGGAGTCAGGGGAGGGTGGTGACTCAGATGCAGACTCTAATGAGGTCTACACGACCTCTAGAGGGCTGATGTCTGCTGCGGAGGCGTCAGCTGCCTTTACACTCCACTGCAGTGTCACAGAGGGGACCAGTATTGAGGCATTCCGTGCAAACATCGCCGAGGTTCTACACAGGGAAGCAGCAGAGGTGCTGGCCCAGCCAGAAGGCTACAAGAGTGTAGCACACCTGCTGGAGGtcacacataacaaaatagtCGATGGCATTACCTGCCCAAAGAAATCTTATGTTGATGATACAGAAGTtgatgattttttgagtgaggtGGTTGACAGTCTCTTCAAGCATGCTTTTGAGAAAgcgaaaaagaagaaagaactGGAGGGTCCTGGGAAAGATGCGCCTAACCTGCAAGTCTTTCTGCAGGAGAGTGTCAACAATTTGCTCTTTGACATCCTTTGCTTGACACATAAGAAAATCAGTGACATTTCCAGATGTAGTCAAGCCCCATTTGACATGCAAGAGTGTGACGTATACACCAGAGATTCATCTAGCACTAAAGAGATTAGAGATCCAGCAGGTCAGATGAGACGCTTGGTTGGCTACAGTCAGGCCATGCTTCATTGCACAGATACAATCTCCATGGCTCTAATGCAAAAGGATGGGGAATATTTGTTGGAGGAGAGGGAAACAAAAGCTCGGAAATCGTCCCCCGCTGTACTTAGCAGAGAGCAACAACAGCAGATGATACTGCTGCAGAAGCAACAGCTGCAGTGTCAGACTAAAACAACCTCACCATTGGCCAAGGACTGTGCTGATCACCAACAGATGCAGCCGGGCAAAGGGGCCATCAGAGAACCTCTGAGCGAGATCTCCGTGGCCTGCGCTGAAAGGAGGGGTAGATTGGGGACAAGTGGTGACAGCCGACAGGGCTCCCTGACGCCACAGTCCTCCCTCAACTCCTGTAGTTCTCTGCTATCTTTTCGAATGGACTCTGAGACCAGAACACCTGTGAGTTGCTTTGCAGATGACCTTGCAACAACAGTGGTGTCTATGGCCACTGAGCTGGCTGCAATCTGCCTTGAAAATTCCACAGGGAAGCAGCCCTGGTTCTGTGGACTTAAAGGCGCACCTGAAGAGGGGCATGAAGCCATCTTACTGCCTGCTTGCCGCACAGTATTAAGGAGGAAAGAGGGCCAAAATGGCAACAATACCTCTAAGAAGCACCGGGCACCACGTCTAAGTGAGATTAAAAGGAAGACCGAAGAGCAGCCGGAGCTCATGGAGTGCCTGGTGAACAGAGTGGTTGACGAGACGGTCAACCCAGATGAACCCCAGGACCCTTTTGCCCTGTTTGCTTCTGAGGTGACAGCCAGGATAATGAATTGCCCTGAGCTCAATGTGGTCGACACCTCCAAAGCAGGCCAGCCACGCAGTAGACTGCAGTGTGAAAGGTGGAGCCGAGGTAAAGCATCAAGTTATGAGAGCATTCCGGAGGAAGATGGCGACCCTTTGGGCAGACAAAACACCCTGGGTCCTGGGAGTCGTTTGGGACAGAACCTAAGCAGAGGTAGCTCCATTTCCAAACAGTCCAGCTGTGAGAGTATCACAGATGAGTTCTCCAGATTCATGGTTAACCAAATGGAGACTGAAGGCAGGGGCTTTGACCTGTTGCTGGACTACTATGCAGGGAAGAATGCCAGCAGCATCTTGGCCGCAGCTGTTCAGCAGGCTGCCACCAAGAAGAATGGCCACCTTAATGTCCGGGCCTCCTGCTTGTCCAAACAGTCCAGCACAGAGAGCATCACAGAGGAGTTCTACAGGTTCATGCTCAAAGACATGGATAAGGAAAACAAAGACTACAGTTTTACCAAGACTAAAGAGTGGAGCAACAGCTTGCTCCCACCTTCTCCCAGGACATCGTTCTGCATCCGACAGTCCTCTGTCCCCGACCGGCGTTCCTCGGACTCCAGACTGACTGTCGGCTCACCCATCAAAGCCAACTCTTTTGATGGATTTGCCCGCAATTCACACGGAGACACCCTCAACATCTACCCCAGCAATTCAGTGTCGGCATCTGGCCTCTGTAAGTCGGACTCGTGCCTTTATCAAAGAGGCAGAACTGACCAGATAACCGACATGCTGATTCATGAGACTTGGTCCAGTTCCATTGAGTCTCTGATGCGGAAGAACAAAATAATTGCTGATCCAGAGGACAGCATTGAGCTGGGCGCAGCCGCGGTCGACTCCCAGCCCCAGGTGCAGCAGTTTGCCAACCGTCTTGCAGCTGACATTGTGGAGACCGGGAAGTCCTTTCTTGGGGGACAACCGGAGGGTGCTGGGAGCCCCTTAGGGTGGCAGCAAACGCAGCCCCGCATGCCTGTAGGGGAACGCAGAAGGGGTTTCAAACAGTCCCGGCCAGGATGTAGTCGAAGCAAAGGAAGCCAGGAGCAGGCTGGGACCGGTGATGCCACTGCTCTTCGCTTGCGTTGCAATAGAGATGTGCCACTCATTCACATCGAGGGAGACCAGAAAGACGCGGGGACCAGCCAAGACCCTATGAGGGTAAAAGTATGCCGCCAGGACGTCACACCAGAAGTGTTAGCCCCAAAGCACTCAGAAAGAATATCAGCTGGGAACAGCAG CAGCGAGAGGCCAGCTGGGCCGGTGGCTGCTCTGGTCAAGAGGGACAAGCGTTCAATGAGCGCTAGCAGTGAGGAGAGCATGGGGAGCTGGTCCCAGGTCACTCCTGAAGAGGACCCCCCGGATGAGACCAGTAGTTTTATCCAACTGAGTGAGGG TAACGGGACCAGCAGCGCGTCCAGTGTGGGCATGGCCGACCTGGAGGCCTTCTCTGATGTGGCGTCTCAGAGCGCCATCGCCATCAG TGCAGAAACAGGGAGAGGCCACCTTGCAGAAAGCCAGGGGAGTGACCTTG AGGAGGCCGGCCTGGTGAGATCCATGGAGAGTGTGCCAATGCGCCCCAGGGGCCTCCTGGTGCTAAACTATGACCTGGAGCAGGAGTGTGTGGACTGGGAGCTCAGAGTGACTCTCCAGTGGATAGCAGCCTCCGAGCTCGGCCTGTCGGCCCTCTACTTCAGCAAGTCTAAGGAAAAGAGGGTCTCAAAG TTCCAGAAAGTGGTGCTCCTGTTGTCCCAGAAGGCGTGGCGCGTGGCAGACCTGTTCGCCGTCgtactgcagttctgtgagttccacgagaaggagagagaggagggcagatCCTCTCTGTCCAGCCTGTTTGATTGGCTGCTGGAGACACTTTAG